One Glycine max cultivar Williams 82 chromosome 6, Glycine_max_v4.0, whole genome shotgun sequence DNA segment encodes these proteins:
- the LOC100777828 gene encoding uncharacterized protein encodes MGIMKRHSQHSSNDPFCEAHNRTRQQHQCMMMIQQPNNDVVVVPEHTCAQQHQNQSPKLASSSFTSQNATPVLPAFVALLLLVTSIAPTALCHPLQGTNHTFRPNHELLKLRRVRAHLKKINKPPVKTIQSPDGDLIDCVLSHQQPAFDNPKLRGHKILDPPERPKGNHTNGEAERVIESFQLWSDSGEACPEGTVPIRRTTEEDILRASSIQRFGRKPRPVRRDSTGSGHEHAVVFVNGDQYYGAKASINVWAPRVTDEFEFSLSQMWVIAGSFGKDLNTIEAGWQVSPQLYGDNYPRFFTYWTTDAYQTTGCYNLLCSGFIQTNNRIAIGAAISPRSAFNRRQFDIGLMIWKDPKHGHWWLEFGSGLLVGYWPANMFSHLRNHASMVQFGGEIVNTRSRGYHTGTQMGSGNFAEEGFRKAAYFRNLQVVDWDNSLLPLRNIHQLADHSNCYNIRQGTNSVWGTYFYYGGPGRNVRCP; translated from the exons ATGGGCATCATGAAAAGACATTCACAACACAGCAGCAATGATCCATTTTGTGAAGCTCACAACAGAACAAGACAACAACACCAATGCATGATGATGATACAACAACCAaacaatgatgttgttgttgtcccAGAACACACATGTGCACAACAACACCAAAACCAATCTCCAAAAttggcttcttcttctttcacttCCCAAAATGCTACACCTGTGCTACCTGCTTTTGTTGCCTTGCTGCTCCTTGTTACTTCAATTGCCCCAACAGCATTGTGCCACCCCTTGCAGGGCACTAACCACACTTTTAGGCCAAATCATGAGTTGCTCAAGTTGAGGAGAGTCAGAGCTCACTTGAAGAAAATCAACAAGCCTCCCGTCAAGACAATTCAG AGTCCAGATGGTGATTTGATAGATTGTGTTTTATCTCACCAGCAACCTGCTTTTGACAATCCTAAGCTTAGAGGCCACAAAATATTG GATCCCCCAGAGAGGCCAAAGGGAAACCACACCAATGGTGAAGCTGAAAGGGTAATTGAGAGCTTTCAGCTGTGGAGTGATTCTGGTGAAGCATGCCCAGAAGGAACTGTTCCAATCAGAAGAACTACAGAGGAGGATATTCTCAGAGCAAGCTCTATCCAAAGATTTGGAAGAAAACCAAGACCTGTACGGAGAGACTCTACTGGCAGTGGTCATGAG CATGCAGTTGTTTTTGTAAATGGGGATCAATACTATGGAGCAAAAGCTAGCATAAACGTGTGGGCACCCCGTGTAACTGATGAATTTGAATTCAGCTTGTCACAAATGTGGGTTATTGCTGGCTCCTTTGGTAAAGATCTCAACACCATAGAAGCTGGTTGGCAG gTAAGTCCACAGCTATATGGAGACAACTATCCAAGGTTCTTCACTTATTGGACT ACTGATGCATATCAAACAACTGGGTGCTACAACTTACTCTGTTCAGGCTTTATTCAAACCAACAATAGGATAGCAATAGGTGCTGCAATTTCCCCAAGATCCGCTTTCAACAGAAGACAATTTGATATTGGCCTAATGATTTGGAAG GATCCAAAGCATGGGCACTGGTGGCTGGAATTCGGGTCAGGACTACTAGTAGGGTATTGGCCAGCAAACATGTTCAGTCACTTGAGGAACCATGCAAGCATGGTGCAATTTGGAGGAGAAATTGTGAACACTCGTTCAAGGGGTTACCACACTGGCACCCAAATGGGGAGTGGCAATTTTGCTGAAGAAGGGTTTAGAAAAGCAGCATATTTTAGAAACTTACAAGTGGTTGATTGGGACAATAGCTTGCTTCCTCTTAGAAATATTCACCAGTTGGCTGATCATTCCAATTGCTATAACATAAGGCAGGGAACCAACAGTGTTTGGGGCACTTACTTTTACTATGGAGGGCCTGGAAGGAATGTGAGATGCCCATGA